One window from the genome of Cucumis melo cultivar AY chromosome 10, USDA_Cmelo_AY_1.0, whole genome shotgun sequence encodes:
- the LOC103496696 gene encoding pentatricopeptide repeat-containing protein At2g03380, mitochondrial isoform X2, which produces MLQRFFSLPRAFSHLTGSLLQMGHRMSYSTYASHPPLSDLHQTMPSVQFISLHSCCYLMGLFRNIHTLIKFHGLLIVHGLIGNLLCDTKLVGVYGALGDVRSARMVFDQMPDPDFYAWKVMISELREIDEGRKVHCQIVKVGGPDSFVMTGLIDMYGKCRQVECSSAVFEEIMDKNVVSWTSMIAGYVQNNCAEEGLVLFNRMRDALVESNPFTLGSIINACTKLRALHQGKWVHGYAIKNIVEFSSFLATTFLDMYVKCGQTRDARMIFDELPTIDLVSWTAMIVGYTQASQPNDGLRLFADEIRSDLLPNSVTAASVLSACSVSGNLNLGMSVHGLGIKLGLEECAVKNALIDMYAKCHKIGDAYVIFHGVLEKDVITWNSMISGYAQSGSAYDALRLFNQMRSYSLAPDAITLVSTLSASATLGAVQVGSSLHAYSVKEGLFSNLYIGTALLNFYAKCGDAKSARTVFDSMGDKNIITWSAMIGGYGVQGDGSGSLSIFSDMLKEDLKPNEVIFTTILSACSSSGMVEEGWRYFKSMIQDYNFVPSMKHYACMVDLLARSGRLDEALDFIKKMPVQPDVSLYGAFLHGCGLYSRFDLGEVVVREMLQLHPNEACYYVLLSNLYASDGKWGQVNEVRDLMLQRGLNKVPGYSLVESNAGVLFH; this is translated from the exons ATGTTACAACGCTTCTTTAGCCTTCCTCGAGCCTTCTCCCATCTCACAGGTTCTTTACTTCAAATGGGGCACCGGATGTCTTATTCCACATATGCTTCACATCCCCCACTCTCCGACCTCCATCAAACCATGCCCTCAGTACAGTTTATTTCGTTACATTCGTGCTGTTATCTCATGGGACTTTTTAGGAACATTCATACTCTCATCAAGTTCCATGGGTTGCTTATAGTACACGGCCTTATCGGTAATCTTCTTTGTGACACGAAGTTGGTTGGTGTTTATGGCGCACTTGGGGATGTGAGGTCTGCTCGAATGGTGTTCGATCAAATGCCTGACCCCGATTTTTATGCGTGGAAGGTGATGATCAG CGAATTGCGTGAAATTGATGAAGGCAGAAAGGTCCATTGTCAGATTGTGAAGGTGGGGGGTCCGGATAGCTTTGTAATGACTGGTTTGATAGATATGTATGGTAAATGTAGGCAGGTTGAGTGCTCAAGTGCTGTGTTCGAAGAAATTATGGATAAAAATGTGGTTTCATGGACTTCAATGATTGCGGGATATGTACAAAATAATTGTGCGGAGGAGGGTCTAGTTTTATTCAATCGGATGAGAGATGCATTGGTTGAAAGCAACCCATTCACTTTAGGAAGCATAATAAATGCGTGTACAAAATTAAGAGCTTTACATCAAGGGAAATGGGTGCATGGCTATGCCATTAAGAACATTGTTGAATTTAGCTCTTTCTTGGCGACTACTTTTTTGGACATGTATGTTAAATGTGGGCAAACTAGAGATGCTCGCATGATATTTGATGAACTACCTACTATTGATCTTGTTTCATGGACTGCAATGATTGTTGGATATACCCAAGCTAGCCAACCTAACGATGGATTGAGGCTCTTTGCTGATGAAATAAGGTCAGATCTCTTACCTAATTCTGTCACTGCTGCAAGTGTTCTTTCAGCGTGTTCGGTTTCTGGTAATTTGAATTTAGGAATGTCAGTTCATGGACTTGGGATAAAACTTGGGCTGGAAGAGTGTGCAGTGAAGAATGCTCTTATTGACATGTATGCTAAATGCCATAAGATTGGCGATGCTTATGTTATATTTCATGGGGTTTTGGAAAAAGATGTGATTACTTGGAACTCTATGATATCTGGGTATGCTCAGAGTGGATCTGCTTATGATGCCCTCCGTCTCTTTAATCAAATGAGATCATACTCCCTTGCACCTGATGCAATAACACTGGTGAGCACCCTTTCAGCATCTGCCACCCTAGGTGCTGTACAGGTCGGTTCATCACTTCATGCTTATTCGGTTAAAGAAGGCTTATTTTCTAATCTTTACATTGGCACTGCACTTTTGAACTTTTATGCTAAATGCGGTGATGCTAAATCAGCACGAACTGTGTTCGACAGTATGGGAGATAAGAATATTATCACGTGGAGTGCAATGATAGGTGGTTATGGAGTGCAGGGCGATGGAAGCGGATCCCTTTCTATTTTCTCTGACATGTTGAAGGAGGATTTGAAACCCAATGAAGTAATTTTTACCACAATATTATCTGCTTGTAGCTCTTCGGGAATGGTTGAAGAGGGATGGAGGTATTTCAAATCTATGATTCAGGATTATAACTTTGTTCCTTCCATGAAACATTATGCCTGTATGGTTGATCTTTTAGCCCGATCAGGTAGACTGGATGAAGCATTGGACTTCATTAAGAAAATGCCAGTTCAACCAGACGTTAGTTTGTATGGAGCTTTCCTTCATGGATGTGGATTATACTCGAGGTTCGATCTCGGAGAAGTCGTAGTCAGGGAAATGCTACAGCTACATCCAAATGAAGCTTGCTATTATGTGCTCTTATCTAACCTTTATGCTTCAGATGGGAAATGGGGTCAAGTTAATGAGGTGAGAGATTTGATGCTGCAGAGAGGTTTGAACAAAGTCCCAGGGTATAGCCTAGTAGAAAGTAATGCAGGTGTGCTATTTCATTAG
- the LOC103496696 gene encoding pentatricopeptide repeat-containing protein At2g03380, mitochondrial isoform X1 — MLQRFFSLPRAFSHLTGSLLQMGHRMSYSTYASHPPLSDLHQTMPSVQFISLHSCCYLMGLFRNIHTLIKFHGLLIVHGLIGNLLCDTKLVGVYGALGDVRSARMVFDQMPDPDFYAWKVMIRWYFLNDLFVDVIPFYNCMRMSFRECDNIIFSIILKACSELREIDEGRKVHCQIVKVGGPDSFVMTGLIDMYGKCRQVECSSAVFEEIMDKNVVSWTSMIAGYVQNNCAEEGLVLFNRMRDALVESNPFTLGSIINACTKLRALHQGKWVHGYAIKNIVEFSSFLATTFLDMYVKCGQTRDARMIFDELPTIDLVSWTAMIVGYTQASQPNDGLRLFADEIRSDLLPNSVTAASVLSACSVSGNLNLGMSVHGLGIKLGLEECAVKNALIDMYAKCHKIGDAYVIFHGVLEKDVITWNSMISGYAQSGSAYDALRLFNQMRSYSLAPDAITLVSTLSASATLGAVQVGSSLHAYSVKEGLFSNLYIGTALLNFYAKCGDAKSARTVFDSMGDKNIITWSAMIGGYGVQGDGSGSLSIFSDMLKEDLKPNEVIFTTILSACSSSGMVEEGWRYFKSMIQDYNFVPSMKHYACMVDLLARSGRLDEALDFIKKMPVQPDVSLYGAFLHGCGLYSRFDLGEVVVREMLQLHPNEACYYVLLSNLYASDGKWGQVNEVRDLMLQRGLNKVPGYSLVESNAGVLFH, encoded by the coding sequence ATGTTACAACGCTTCTTTAGCCTTCCTCGAGCCTTCTCCCATCTCACAGGTTCTTTACTTCAAATGGGGCACCGGATGTCTTATTCCACATATGCTTCACATCCCCCACTCTCCGACCTCCATCAAACCATGCCCTCAGTACAGTTTATTTCGTTACATTCGTGCTGTTATCTCATGGGACTTTTTAGGAACATTCATACTCTCATCAAGTTCCATGGGTTGCTTATAGTACACGGCCTTATCGGTAATCTTCTTTGTGACACGAAGTTGGTTGGTGTTTATGGCGCACTTGGGGATGTGAGGTCTGCTCGAATGGTGTTCGATCAAATGCCTGACCCCGATTTTTATGCGTGGAAGGTGATGATCAGGTGGTATTTTTTGAATGACTTGTTTGTGGATGTTATTCCATTCTATAATTGCATGAGAATGTCTTTTAGAGAATGCGATAACATAATTTTTTCGATTATTTTGAAAGCCTGTAGCGAATTGCGTGAAATTGATGAAGGCAGAAAGGTCCATTGTCAGATTGTGAAGGTGGGGGGTCCGGATAGCTTTGTAATGACTGGTTTGATAGATATGTATGGTAAATGTAGGCAGGTTGAGTGCTCAAGTGCTGTGTTCGAAGAAATTATGGATAAAAATGTGGTTTCATGGACTTCAATGATTGCGGGATATGTACAAAATAATTGTGCGGAGGAGGGTCTAGTTTTATTCAATCGGATGAGAGATGCATTGGTTGAAAGCAACCCATTCACTTTAGGAAGCATAATAAATGCGTGTACAAAATTAAGAGCTTTACATCAAGGGAAATGGGTGCATGGCTATGCCATTAAGAACATTGTTGAATTTAGCTCTTTCTTGGCGACTACTTTTTTGGACATGTATGTTAAATGTGGGCAAACTAGAGATGCTCGCATGATATTTGATGAACTACCTACTATTGATCTTGTTTCATGGACTGCAATGATTGTTGGATATACCCAAGCTAGCCAACCTAACGATGGATTGAGGCTCTTTGCTGATGAAATAAGGTCAGATCTCTTACCTAATTCTGTCACTGCTGCAAGTGTTCTTTCAGCGTGTTCGGTTTCTGGTAATTTGAATTTAGGAATGTCAGTTCATGGACTTGGGATAAAACTTGGGCTGGAAGAGTGTGCAGTGAAGAATGCTCTTATTGACATGTATGCTAAATGCCATAAGATTGGCGATGCTTATGTTATATTTCATGGGGTTTTGGAAAAAGATGTGATTACTTGGAACTCTATGATATCTGGGTATGCTCAGAGTGGATCTGCTTATGATGCCCTCCGTCTCTTTAATCAAATGAGATCATACTCCCTTGCACCTGATGCAATAACACTGGTGAGCACCCTTTCAGCATCTGCCACCCTAGGTGCTGTACAGGTCGGTTCATCACTTCATGCTTATTCGGTTAAAGAAGGCTTATTTTCTAATCTTTACATTGGCACTGCACTTTTGAACTTTTATGCTAAATGCGGTGATGCTAAATCAGCACGAACTGTGTTCGACAGTATGGGAGATAAGAATATTATCACGTGGAGTGCAATGATAGGTGGTTATGGAGTGCAGGGCGATGGAAGCGGATCCCTTTCTATTTTCTCTGACATGTTGAAGGAGGATTTGAAACCCAATGAAGTAATTTTTACCACAATATTATCTGCTTGTAGCTCTTCGGGAATGGTTGAAGAGGGATGGAGGTATTTCAAATCTATGATTCAGGATTATAACTTTGTTCCTTCCATGAAACATTATGCCTGTATGGTTGATCTTTTAGCCCGATCAGGTAGACTGGATGAAGCATTGGACTTCATTAAGAAAATGCCAGTTCAACCAGACGTTAGTTTGTATGGAGCTTTCCTTCATGGATGTGGATTATACTCGAGGTTCGATCTCGGAGAAGTCGTAGTCAGGGAAATGCTACAGCTACATCCAAATGAAGCTTGCTATTATGTGCTCTTATCTAACCTTTATGCTTCAGATGGGAAATGGGGTCAAGTTAATGAGGTGAGAGATTTGATGCTGCAGAGAGGTTTGAACAAAGTCCCAGGGTATAGCCTAGTAGAAAGTAATGCAGGTGTGCTATTTCATTAG
- the LOC103496696 gene encoding pentatricopeptide repeat-containing protein At2g03380, mitochondrial isoform X3 — MLQRFFSLPRAFSHLTGSLLQMGHRMSYSTYASHPPLSDLHQTMPSVQFISLHSCCYLMGLFRNIHTLIKFHGLLIVHGLIGNLLCDTKLVGVYGALGDVRSARMVFDQMPDPDFYAWKVMIRWYFLNDLFVDVIPFYNCMRMSFRECDNIIFSIILKACSELREIDEGRKVHCQIVKVGGPDSFVMTGLIDMYGKCRQVECSSAVFEEIMDKNVVSWTSMIAGYVQNNCAEEGLVLFNRMRDALVESNPFTLGSIINACTKLRALHQGKWVHGYAIKNIVEFSSFLATTFLDMYVKCGQTRDARMIFDELPTIDLVSWTAMIVGYTQASQPNDGLRLFADEIRSDLLPNSVTAASVLSACSVSGNLNLGMSVHGLGIKLGLEECAVKNALIDMYAKCHKIGDAYVIFHGVLEKDVITWNSMISGYAQSGSAYDALRLFNQMRSYSLAPDAITLVSTLSASATLGAVQVGSSLHAYSVKEGLFSNLYIGTALLNFYAKCGDAKSARTVFDSMGDKNIITWSAMIGGYGVQGDGSGSLSIFSDMLKEDLKPNEVIFTTILSACSSSGMVEEGWR; from the exons ATGTTACAACGCTTCTTTAGCCTTCCTCGAGCCTTCTCCCATCTCACAGGTTCTTTACTTCAAATGGGGCACCGGATGTCTTATTCCACATATGCTTCACATCCCCCACTCTCCGACCTCCATCAAACCATGCCCTCAGTACAGTTTATTTCGTTACATTCGTGCTGTTATCTCATGGGACTTTTTAGGAACATTCATACTCTCATCAAGTTCCATGGGTTGCTTATAGTACACGGCCTTATCGGTAATCTTCTTTGTGACACGAAGTTGGTTGGTGTTTATGGCGCACTTGGGGATGTGAGGTCTGCTCGAATGGTGTTCGATCAAATGCCTGACCCCGATTTTTATGCGTGGAAGGTGATGATCAGGTGGTATTTTTTGAATGACTTGTTTGTGGATGTTATTCCATTCTATAATTGCATGAGAATGTCTTTTAGAGAATGCGATAACATAATTTTTTCGATTATTTTGAAAGCCTGTAGCGAATTGCGTGAAATTGATGAAGGCAGAAAGGTCCATTGTCAGATTGTGAAGGTGGGGGGTCCGGATAGCTTTGTAATGACTGGTTTGATAGATATGTATGGTAAATGTAGGCAGGTTGAGTGCTCAAGTGCTGTGTTCGAAGAAATTATGGATAAAAATGTGGTTTCATGGACTTCAATGATTGCGGGATATGTACAAAATAATTGTGCGGAGGAGGGTCTAGTTTTATTCAATCGGATGAGAGATGCATTGGTTGAAAGCAACCCATTCACTTTAGGAAGCATAATAAATGCGTGTACAAAATTAAGAGCTTTACATCAAGGGAAATGGGTGCATGGCTATGCCATTAAGAACATTGTTGAATTTAGCTCTTTCTTGGCGACTACTTTTTTGGACATGTATGTTAAATGTGGGCAAACTAGAGATGCTCGCATGATATTTGATGAACTACCTACTATTGATCTTGTTTCATGGACTGCAATGATTGTTGGATATACCCAAGCTAGCCAACCTAACGATGGATTGAGGCTCTTTGCTGATGAAATAAGGTCAGATCTCTTACCTAATTCTGTCACTGCTGCAAGTGTTCTTTCAGCGTGTTCGGTTTCTGGTAATTTGAATTTAGGAATGTCAGTTCATGGACTTGGGATAAAACTTGGGCTGGAAGAGTGTGCAGTGAAGAATGCTCTTATTGACATGTATGCTAAATGCCATAAGATTGGCGATGCTTATGTTATATTTCATGGGGTTTTGGAAAAAGATGTGATTACTTGGAACTCTATGATATCTGGGTATGCTCAGAGTGGATCTGCTTATGATGCCCTCCGTCTCTTTAATCAAATGAGATCATACTCCCTTGCACCTGATGCAATAACACTGGTGAGCACCCTTTCAGCATCTGCCACCCTAGGTGCTGTACAGGTCGGTTCATCACTTCATGCTTATTCGGTTAAAGAAGGCTTATTTTCTAATCTTTACATTGGCACTGCACTTTTGAACTTTTATGCTAAATGCGGTGATGCTAAATCAGCACGAACTGTGTTCGACAGTATGGGAGATAAGAATATTATCACGTGGAGTGCAATGATAGGTGGTTATGGAGTGCAGGGCGATGGAAGCGGATCCCTTTCTATTTTCTCTGACATGTTGAAGGAGGATTTGAAACCCAATGAAGTAATTTTTACCACAATATTATCTGCTTGTAGCTCTTCGGGAATGGTTGAAGAGGGATGGAG GTAG